DNA from Dietzia lutea:
CGGAGAGGGCGAACACGTCCTCGACCGCCGCACCCCTGGTCCGGACCACCACCCAGTCGATCCGGGCGCCCGTCTGCAGGATCGCGGAGACGATCCGGGCGAACAGCCCCGGTCGGTCCTCGGCGCGGACCTCCATCATCACGCCGTCCGCGTCGGAGCGGTGCCCGACGAGGACGGAGGACCTGGCCCGCGGGGGCCCGATGGGCAGGGCCTCGCCCCGCGCCAGGGCTGCGCGCAGCGATCCCGGGAGGCCGGCGTCGATCGCCCGGCGCAGGTCCTGCCGGAGCACGCGCGCGTCCACTGGATCGCCGAACCTCGTGGAGACCGTCATCCTCGCGCGCATCCCGCCGGGCGGCCGGAGGTCGATCTCCGCGTCGACGATCTCCAGTCGGTGGGCGGCGAGGACCTCCGCGGCCACCGCCAGTGATCGTCCGGCGCCGGGGGCGACGAGGGTGACCTCGTGGGTGGTGCCCGTGCCCGCGGCACGGAGCTCGACGACGACGTCGGGGGGCCCGTGCCGTCTCGACGCCCGCACCGTCGGCGCCTCGACGGCGGCGGGCCGGGGCCCCACCTGGGCGCGGCACGCCGCGACGAGCGCCGTGTGCGCGCTGGCCCGTCCCGCCGTCCACACGGTCGGGCCGGTGGCGATCGAGTCCGCCTCGGTGAGCGCGGCCGACACGTCCAGGGCGGCCGTGTCCCAGTCCAGTGTGTCGAGGACGAACTGGGCGGTCTCCGGGTCGGAGGGGTCGCGGCGGCCGGCGGTCCTGGCGAGGAGGAGGTGGTGTCGGACGAGTCGTTCCAGGGTCTGGGTGTCGCGCACGCTCAGCCCCATCCTCTCGGCGATCGGCCGGATCATGACCGCGCCGTTCTCGCTGTGGTCGCCCCCGCGGCTCTTGCCGAGGTCGTGGAGGAGCGCCGCCAGCAGTAGGAGGTCGGCCCGCCCGACCGAGGTGGTGAGCCGCGACGCCTCGACCGCCGTCTGCACGAGGTGCCTGTCGACCGTGTAGACGTGCGTGCGTTCGCGGGCGGGCAGGTCCCGCACGCCGGACCACTCGGGCAGTAAGCGCTCCCACAGTCCGCAGCGGTCGAGGGCCTCGTGCACGGGGATCTGCGCCTCGCCCGAGCCCAGCAGCACCAGCAGGTCGGACAGCGCCTCCGCGGGCCACCGGCCCTCGGGGGCGGGGCTGCGTTCGGCCAGGACGCCGAGGGTGGAGCCCGCCACCGGCAGGGAGAACCGCGCGGCGGCGGCCGCGACCCGCAGCGGTAGCCAGGGGTCCTCCGCGACGCGCGCGCCACGGGCCAGCGCCACCTCGCCCGCGTGCTCGACCACGCCGTCGTCCAGCGGCCGGCGGACCGGGGACCGCCTCAGCAGCCCGGTGAGCCCCCGCGTCGACAGGGTCGCGCACGATCCGCGTATCGCCTGGTCGGCGGTGAACGCGATCGTGCGGGAGGCGTCGCTGAGGGCACGGGCGAGGTCGAACCGGTCACCGAGTCCTAGGGCACGGCCGACCTCGTCGCCGTACTCCGCGTGCAGCACCTCGCGGGCGCGCCCGGCGACCCGGTGCAGCTCGGTGCGGGCGTCGAGCACGAGCCGGTGCGCGGCAGCCATCCCCCCGGGCACCACGGGTCGGCCGTCGCTGAGGTGCGCCAGCGCCAGGGCTGTGACGAGCTGTGCGTCGCGCAAACCCCCGACACCGTTCTTGAGGTCCGGCTCGCTGCGGTGGGCGATGACGCCGGCGCGGTGGCGCCTCGCCGCGGCGGCGGCGACGAGGTCGTCGAAGCGGGAGGCGATCTGGTCACGCCACTGGCGGCGGGCGCCGTCGACGACCAGAGCACCGAGATCCGCATCGCCCGCGATCACCCGCGCGTCGAGCAGGCTCAGGCCCACCGAGACGTCGGCGGCGGCGACGGCCAGGCACTGGTCAACCGTGCGGACGCTGTGGTCGAGGCCGACCCCGGAGTCCCACAGGGGGTACCACAGCGCGTCGGCGAGCTCGCCCACGTCGCGGTCCGTGCGGCGTTCGTGCACGAGCACCAGGTCGAGGTCCGAATGCGGCAGGACCTCCCTGCGGCCGAGTCCGCCGAACGCGATCAGGGCGAATCCTGAGCCCGGGTCGACGCCGGCCTCCTCGGCGAGCCGCGACAACTCCATCTCGTAGAGCTCGCACAGGGCTGCCCGCAGTGCCGCGGCCGGCAGGTCCTCGCGCCGCGCGGAGAGGATCCGTGCACGTCCGGCTCGCAGTGCCGTGGCACGTTCGCCGTCAGCGGTCGCCCTCATCCCTCTCCCCTTCCCCACGTCCGTCGGGATCCAGAGTCCCGCGCCCGTGTCACCCCGCCGGGGCGGGCGTGTTTCGCTTCTGTGAACGGCCCCGCACGGAGCGGGCGCACACGAGAGCGCGGGCCGCCCCCGTGGGGGACGACCCGCGCGCGGAAGCGTGGGTATGTGTGGGAACGGGCGGGGCCGCTCAGATGGCGTCGACACCCTCCTCGCCCGTGCGGACACGGACGATGCTCTCGACGGCGGTCACCCAGACCTTTCCGTCGCCGATCTTGCCGGTGCGGGCCGCGTCGACGATCAGCTGCACGACCGTCCCGGCGGTGTCGTCGTCGACCACCACCTCGACCCGGATCTTGGGCACGAAGTCGACGGCGTACTCGGCGCCGCGGTACACCTCGGTGTGGCCCTTCTGGCGTCCGTAGCCCTGGACCTCGCTGATGGTGAGTCCGTGGATGCCCGCCTGTTCGAGGGCGGCCTTGACGTCGTCGAGCGTGAACGGTTTGACGATCGCGGTGACGAGCTTCATGTCCTGGTTCCTTTCGAAGGGGGTCGGTTCAGCGGATGAGCGCGTTGGTCGAGGCCTCGTACGCGGTCTCCGCGTGCTGGGCACCGTCGATGCCGGCCTGCTCGTCGGCCTTGTCGATCCGCCAGCCGAGAGGGCGGCAGATCGCCCAGGCGATCACGGTCATGACCGCGGTGAACACCAGCGCCACGACGGCGATGGCGATCTGGACGACCAGCAGGCGCCAGCCGTCGGCGGAGTAGAAGACGCCGGGCGCGGTGTCGAAGGTGCCGGTGGCGAACAGTCCGATCGCGACGGTGCCCCAGATGCCGGCCACGAGGTGGACGCCCACCACGTCGAGCGCGTCGTCGTAGCCGAATCGGTGCTTGAGTCCCACGGCGAGGGCGCACAGCGCGCCCGCGATCGCGCCGAGGGCGATGGCGCCGAGCGGGTGGACCGACCCCGCGGCGGGGGTGATGGCGACGAGGCCGGCGACGACGCCGGAGGCCGCGCCGAGGCTGGTGGCGTGCCCGTCGCGGATGCGCTCGGCCAGGAGCCAGCCCAGCATCGCGGCGGCGGTGGCGGCGGTGGTGTTGACCCAGGCCAGGCCGGCCGTGCCGTTGGCGCCGAACGCGGAGCCGGCGTTGAACCCGAACCAGCCGAACCACAGCAGCGCGGCGCCGAGCATGACCAGGGGCAGGCTGTGCGGGCGGAAGGCGGTGCGACCGAAGTCGAGCCGCTTGCCGATGAGCAGGACGAGCACCAGCGCGGCCATACCGGCGTTGATGTGCACGACGGTTCCGCCGGCGAAGTCGACGGGGCCCACGGCCGCGGTCAGGCCGCCCTCGCCGTCGTCGACCGAGCCGAAGATCATCGCGGCCAGACCACTGTCGGAGTGGGAGAGCAGTCCCCCGCCCCACACCATGTGGGCGAGCGGGAAGTACGCGAGGGTGACCCACACGCCGGCGAACGCGAGCCAGGTGCCGAACCGGACGCGCTCGGCGATCGCACCGGAGATGAGCGCCACGGTGATGATCGCGAACGTCACCTGGAAGGCGACGTCGACGACCGCCGGGTAGGCCCCGGAGCCGGACATCGCCCACCCGCTCGCGTCACCGATCACCCCGGACAGTCCGAACATCTCGAAGGGGTTGGCGAACAGCCCGGCCACGGACTCGGTGCCGTAGGACATCGACCAGCCCCACAGCAGGTAGACGACGCCGACCAGCCCCATGGTGCCGAACGACATCATCATCATGTTGAGCACCGACTTCTGCCGGGACATACCGCCGTAGAAGAACGCCACGGCGGGGGTCATGAGCAGGACCAGGGATGCCGCCATGAGCATCCAGGCCGTGTCTCCCGTATCGAACTCCGGCGTCGCCTCCTGGGCGAGCAACGCGACACTGTCACCTATCACGGTGCTGTCCTCCTCGTTTCGTTGCGTGGTGAGCGTCTTCTCGCTCCCCGTCGCACTAGAGGTTTCCGCTGCCGTGTTGCGGTGGATGTGCGCGTGTGTTTCCTACCGGTTACACGCGACGGGCCCCGGTTCCGGTCATGTGTCGCGGCCCGCCGCGCCTAGGTCCCGAGCAGCGCGTCGACGAACGCCTCGGGGGTGAACGGCGCGAGATCGTCCGCGCCCTCGCCCAGCCCGACGAGCTTGACCGGCACGCCCAGCTCGTGCTGCACCTGGAAGACGATGCCGCCCTTGGCGGTGCCGTCGAGCTTGGTCAGCACGACGCCGGTGATGTCGACGACCTCTTTGAACACGCGGGCCTGCATGAGCCCGTTCTGTCCGGTGGTCGCGTCGATCACGAGCAGGACCTCGTCGACGGGGGTCTTCTTCTCGACGACCCGCTTGACCTTGCCGAGCTCGTCCATGAGGCCGGCCTTGGTGTGGAGGCGGCCCGCGGTATCCACGAGCACGGCGTCCACACCGGTCTCGACGCCGCGTCTGACCGCGTCGAAGGCGACCGAGGCGGGATCGGCGCCCTCCTTGCCGCGCACGACCTCGGCGCCGACGCGCTCGGCCCAGGTCTGGAGCTGGTCCGCCGCGGCGGCGCGGAACGTGTCCGCGGCGCCGAGCAGGATGGCGCGGCCGTCGGCGACGAGGACGCGGGCGAGCTTGCCGGTCGTGGTGGTCTTGCCGGTGCCGTTGACGCCGACGACGAGGAGGACCGCGGGCGTGCCCTCGTTCGGCAGCGCACGTAGCGAGCGGTCGTACTCGGGGTGGAGGTTGTCGATGAGGGTCTGCCGGAGCAGGTCCCGCACCTCGGCCTCGGTGCGGACCTGGCGGGTCGCGATCTCCTCCCGCAGCCGGTCCACCACGCGCTGGGTCGTGGTGGCCCCGAGGTCGGCCATGATGAGGGTGTCCTCGATCTCCTCCCAGGCGTCCTCGTCGAGGTCGCCCGCACCGAGCAGGCCGAGCAGCCCCTGGCCGACGGTGTTCTGCGAGCGGGCGAGCCGGCCCCGGAGGCGGTCGAGTCGGCCGGTGGCCGGATCGATGCGCTCGACCGGTGCGACCGGCTCGGGGGTCCCGGTGATGACCTCCGTGGTGGGCGCCGGGACCTCGTCGGAGGGAACCTCGGGCGGCACGACCACCGGCTCGACGGGGGCGGGTTCGACGATCTCCGTGTCCGCGCTCGGACCGGGTTCGACGTCCGGCTCGACGACCGGGATCTCGGGCTCGGCATCGACGCCGCGCTCCGGCGCGGGCGTCGGCTCGGCCACCGGCGGGGTCTCCGGCGCCGTCGGCGTACCGGGCCGGGCGTCAGTGGGCGTCGCGGGTGGCGGTCCGGCCGGCGCGGCGGGAGGCGCGACGGGAGGCGCGACGGGAGGTGCGGCTGCGGAACGGGGCTCCTCCCTCGGGATCGGCTCCTTGGCGGGCGCGGCCACACCGCCGCCCTGCGCGAAGGAGAACCCCGTCCCGGCCTGGTAGTTGCCGGACCGCTCCTCGCGGGTGAGCTCCTTGCGTTCCTCGGCCTTGGTCAGGGAGATCTGCCGCTTCTTGCGCAGCTGCAGGCCCACGACGAGGGCGATGACGGCCAGCAGCAGCACCGCGGCGACGGCGATGATGATCCAGGTGGTGGTAGTCACGGTGCCCAGTATGGCCGAGGGCGTCCGTCGCCATGGCGGCCCCGGGGGTCCGCGGCCCGCGGCCACGCCGCTCCCCCTCGCCGCGCCGGTCACGGTCAGCGCATGCGTTGGGAGATGACCTTGGAGATCCCGTCGCCCTGCATGGAGACGCCGTAGAGCACGTCGGCCACGTCCATGGTCGGCTTCTGGTGGGTGATCACGATGAGCTGGCTGGTCTCGCGCAGCTGCTCGAACAGCCCGATGAGCCGGCGCAGGTTGGTGTCGTCGAGCGCGGCCTCGACCTCGTCCATCACGTAGAACGGGCTGGGCCGGGCCTTGAAGATCGCCACCAGCATCGCCACCGCCGTCAGCGACTTCTCGCCGCCGGACAGCAGCGAGAGCCGCTTGACCTTCTTGCCGGGCGGCCGCGCCTCCACCTCGATGCCGGTGGCGAGCATGTCGTCGGGCTCGGTGAGCACCAGCCGGCCCTCGCCGCCCGGGAACAGCACCGAGAACACGTCGCGGAACTCGCGTTCGACGTCGATATACGCCTCGGTGAAGATCTGCTCGATCCTGTCGTCGACGTCGTCGATCACGCCCTCGAGGTCCGCGCGGGCTTTCTTGACGTCGTCGAGCTGGGCCGACAGGAACGCGTAGCGTTCCTCGAGCGCGGCGAACTCCTCCAACGCGAGGGGGTTGACCTTGCCGAGCGTGGCGAGGTCCTTCTCCGCTCGCCTGAGGCGCCGCTCCTGCTCGGACCGCACGAACGGCATGGGCGGCGGCGGGGTGACGTCCTCGCCACGCTCGCGGGCCGCCTCGTACTCCGACATCTCCAGCGCGGACGGCGGCAGGTCCACGTCGGGCCCGTACTCCGCGACCAGCGCCTCCGGTTCGATCCCGTGCCGCTCGAGCACCGCCGCCTCGAGCTCCGAGACCTTGACCTCGAGCTGGGCGCGGACGATCTCGTCGCGGTGCGCGGCGTCCCCCAGCCGTGAGACCTCGCTCTCCGCCGCGGTGAGGTCACCGCGCAGGGCGGTGGCCCGGGCGGTCGCCTCCGAGCGCGCGGCCGCCAGCCGGTCGCGTTCCGCCGAGGCGGCGGCGATGAGCTCGTCGAGGCGGGCCAGCAGTCGCCCGCTGAGCTCGTCCACCACCCCGGCGACCTCGGCGCCCCGTCGGCGCTCGGCCGCCGCCCGGGCCGCGCGGGCACGGGACTCGCGCTCGGCCTGGGCGGCCCGTCGCAGGGACGCCGACTTCCCGCGGACGCCGGCGGCCCGTTCCTCGGCGGAGCGGTGCGCGAGCCTGGCCTCCAGTTCGGCGGCCCGGGCCGTCGCCACCTCCGCCTGCGCCGCGACCCGACCGTCGTCCTCGGGCGGCCTGACCTCGTCGTCGTCACCCGCCCGGACGAGCCGGTCGGACAGCTCGGCGTGCTCGGCGCGCGCGGCATCGAGCTTGTCCACGGCGATGCGCCGCGACTGCTCGAGGCGGCGCACGTCCGCCTCGGCGCGGCGACGCCGCTGCCCGATGCGGGCCAGCTCGGCGTAGATCTCCTCGATCGCGGCATCGGACTCCCCGATCGCGGCGAGGGTCTCGGAGTACCTGTCGGCGCGCTCGGCGTCCTCCGCCTCGGCGCCGGCCAGCTCGGCGCGGGCGGTCTCGATCTCGGCGCGGACCGAGTCGCGCTCGGCGACGGCGGCGTCGATCGCGGACTGGATCTCCAGACCCGTGCGCCCGGACGCCGAGCCACCCACGGCCCACCCCGCGCCGGCGAGCTCCCCGTCCCGGGTCACCGCGCGCACGCGCCGGTCCGCGTCGACCTGAGCCTGGGCGGCGGTCAGGTCGTCGACCACGACCACGTCCACCAACAGGGCGGTCACCGCGGCGACGAGGTCCTCGGGCACGTCCACCACGTCCAGGGCCCACCGGGCGCCGTCGACGAGGTCCACCTCGAGCCGGTAGTCCCCGCCGGGCGCGCCGCGGCCCACGAGCCCCGCCCGCCCCGCGTCGGCCTCGCGCAGCGCGGCGAGCACCTCCCCGCGGTCCACCCCGGCGTCCACGACCACCGCGTCGACGGCGGGGCCGAGCGCCACGCCGATCGCGCGCTCCCAGCCGTCGCGCACGCCGAGCGACTCCCCCACCGTGCCGGCCACGGCATCCGCGCCGAGATGCCGCACGACCCAGTCGGCGCCGTCACCGGCGCCCTTGTTCTGTTCGAGGGTCTCGATGCGCGCGGCCAACCGCGCGATCCGCTGATCGGCCTCCCGCTCGAGGCCCTGCAGCTCGGCCAGTCGCGCCCGGGCGGCCAGGTGGGCGCGCTCCGCGCGGCCGAGGTGCTCGTCGAGGGTGCGCTCGCCCTCGGAGTGGGCGCCGATCCGGGCGTGGACCGCGTCGAACTCGGCCTCGGCGTCGGCCACGGCGGCGCGGGCAGCGGCGGCCTCGGCGTCCAGCCGCGCGATCTCCGCCTCGGTCGACTCCACGCGCGCGGCGAGCGTCTCGACCTTGCCGGCGAGTCGGGCCACGCCCTCGCGCCGGTCGGCGATCGCCCGGACGGCCTTGAGGTGCTCGGCCTCGAGCGCGGCGAGCGCAGCCTCGGCCGCACCCAGCGCCTCCGTCGCGCGGCGGGCCCGGTCGGCGGCGGCCTCGGCCTGCTCCGCGAGATCCTGCTCGTGCGCCGCGGCGCGCTCGGCCTGACGGTCGAGTTCGTCGGGATCGGTGCCGTGGTGCACGGCGACCTCGGCGGCGAGCGAACGGGCGCGGTCGGAGGCGATACGGGCGGTCGCGCGGGCCCGCTCGGCCAGGGTCGACAGGGCGAACCACCGCTGCTGGGCGGCGTCGGCCTCGGGGGTGAGCCTGTCGAGCTCGGCCTGGGTCTCCGCCGCGGCGCGGGCCAGCTCGTCCCGGCGGTCGACCGCCTCGGCCACCCGGTCGGCCAGGCGGGCGCGCACGCTCTCGGCGTCGGCGAGCTCGCGCCGGCGGGTGACGAGGTCGTCGGCGGCCAGCCGGAACGTCGCATCGCGCAGGTCGGCCTGGATGGTCTGCGCCCGCCGCGCGACCTCGGCCTGCCGCCCGAGCGGCTTGAGTTGGCGTCGGAGCTCGGTGGTGAGGTCGTTGAGCCGGTCGAGGTTGCCCTGCATCCCGGCGAGTTTGCGCTGCGCCTTCTCCTTGCGGCGGCGGTGCTTGAGGATGCCGGCGGCCTCCTCGATGAACGCGCGTCGCTCCTCGGGCTTGGACTCGAGGATCTCGGCGAGCTTGCCCTGGCCGACGATCACGTGCATCTCGCGCCCGATGCCGGAGTCCGACAGCAGTTCCTGCACGTCCATGAGGCGGGCGCGGTCGCCGTTGATCTCGTACTCCGCGGCCCCGTCGCGGAACATCCGGCGGGTCAGGGAGACCTCGGCGTAGTCGATCGGCAACGCGCCGTCGGAGTTGTCCAGGGTGAGCGTGACCTCCGCGCGGCCGAGCGGCTGCTTGCCGGCGGTGCCGGCGAAGATGACGTCCTGCATCTTCCCGCC
Protein-coding regions in this window:
- a CDS encoding [protein-PII] uridylyltransferase, with translation MRATADGERATALRAGRARILSARREDLPAAALRAALCELYEMELSRLAEEAGVDPGSGFALIAFGGLGRREVLPHSDLDLVLVHERRTDRDVGELADALWYPLWDSGVGLDHSVRTVDQCLAVAAADVSVGLSLLDARVIAGDADLGALVVDGARRQWRDQIASRFDDLVAAAAARRHRAGVIAHRSEPDLKNGVGGLRDAQLVTALALAHLSDGRPVVPGGMAAAHRLVLDARTELHRVAGRAREVLHAEYGDEVGRALGLGDRFDLARALSDASRTIAFTADQAIRGSCATLSTRGLTGLLRRSPVRRPLDDGVVEHAGEVALARGARVAEDPWLPLRVAAAAARFSLPVAGSTLGVLAERSPAPEGRWPAEALSDLLVLLGSGEAQIPVHEALDRCGLWERLLPEWSGVRDLPARERTHVYTVDRHLVQTAVEASRLTTSVGRADLLLLAALLHDLGKSRGGDHSENGAVMIRPIAERMGLSVRDTQTLERLVRHHLLLARTAGRRDPSDPETAQFVLDTLDWDTAALDVSAALTEADSIATGPTVWTAGRASAHTALVAACRAQVGPRPAAVEAPTVRASRRHGPPDVVVELRAAGTGTTHEVTLVAPGAGRSLAVAAEVLAAHRLEIVDAEIDLRPPGGMRARMTVSTRFGDPVDARVLRQDLRRAIDAGLPGSLRAALARGEALPIGPPRARSSVLVGHRSDADGVMMEVRAEDRPGLFARIVSAILQTGARIDWVVVRTRGAAVEDVFALSGPGAVLSTAGQVESLLPGHQPATPVVARADTL
- a CDS encoding P-II family nitrogen regulator; translated protein: MKLVTAIVKPFTLDDVKAALEQAGIHGLTISEVQGYGRQKGHTEVYRGAEYAVDFVPKIRVEVVVDDDTAGTVVQLIVDAARTGKIGDGKVWVTAVESIVRVRTGEEGVDAI
- a CDS encoding ammonium transporter, which codes for MLMAASLVLLMTPAVAFFYGGMSRQKSVLNMMMMSFGTMGLVGVVYLLWGWSMSYGTESVAGLFANPFEMFGLSGVIGDASGWAMSGSGAYPAVVDVAFQVTFAIITVALISGAIAERVRFGTWLAFAGVWVTLAYFPLAHMVWGGGLLSHSDSGLAAMIFGSVDDGEGGLTAAVGPVDFAGGTVVHINAGMAALVLVLLIGKRLDFGRTAFRPHSLPLVMLGAALLWFGWFGFNAGSAFGANGTAGLAWVNTTAATAAAMLGWLLAERIRDGHATSLGAASGVVAGLVAITPAAGSVHPLGAIALGAIAGALCALAVGLKHRFGYDDALDVVGVHLVAGIWGTVAIGLFATGTFDTAPGVFYSADGWRLLVVQIAIAVVALVFTAVMTVIAWAICRPLGWRIDKADEQAGIDGAQHAETAYEASTNALIR
- the ftsY gene encoding signal recognition particle-docking protein FtsY, translating into MTTTTWIIIAVAAVLLLAVIALVVGLQLRKKRQISLTKAEERKELTREERSGNYQAGTGFSFAQGGGVAAPAKEPIPREEPRSAAAPPVAPPVAPPAAPAGPPPATPTDARPGTPTAPETPPVAEPTPAPERGVDAEPEIPVVEPDVEPGPSADTEIVEPAPVEPVVVPPEVPSDEVPAPTTEVITGTPEPVAPVERIDPATGRLDRLRGRLARSQNTVGQGLLGLLGAGDLDEDAWEEIEDTLIMADLGATTTQRVVDRLREEIATRQVRTEAEVRDLLRQTLIDNLHPEYDRSLRALPNEGTPAVLLVVGVNGTGKTTTTGKLARVLVADGRAILLGAADTFRAAAADQLQTWAERVGAEVVRGKEGADPASVAFDAVRRGVETGVDAVLVDTAGRLHTKAGLMDELGKVKRVVEKKTPVDEVLLVIDATTGQNGLMQARVFKEVVDITGVVLTKLDGTAKGGIVFQVQHELGVPVKLVGLGEGADDLAPFTPEAFVDALLGT
- the smc gene encoding chromosome segregation protein SMC, coding for MYLKSLTLKGFKSFAAPTTLRFEPGICCVVGPNGSGKSNVVDALTWVMGEHSAKTLRGGKMQDVIFAGTAGKQPLGRAEVTLTLDNSDGALPIDYAEVSLTRRMFRDGAAEYEINGDRARLMDVQELLSDSGIGREMHVIVGQGKLAEILESKPEERRAFIEEAAGILKHRRRKEKAQRKLAGMQGNLDRLNDLTTELRRQLKPLGRQAEVARRAQTIQADLRDATFRLAADDLVTRRRELADAESVRARLADRVAEAVDRRDELARAAAETQAELDRLTPEADAAQQRWFALSTLAERARATARIASDRARSLAAEVAVHHGTDPDELDRQAERAAAHEQDLAEQAEAAADRARRATEALGAAEAALAALEAEHLKAVRAIADRREGVARLAGKVETLAARVESTEAEIARLDAEAAAARAAVADAEAEFDAVHARIGAHSEGERTLDEHLGRAERAHLAARARLAELQGLEREADQRIARLAARIETLEQNKGAGDGADWVVRHLGADAVAGTVGESLGVRDGWERAIGVALGPAVDAVVVDAGVDRGEVLAALREADAGRAGLVGRGAPGGDYRLEVDLVDGARWALDVVDVPEDLVAAVTALLVDVVVVDDLTAAQAQVDADRRVRAVTRDGELAGAGWAVGGSASGRTGLEIQSAIDAAVAERDSVRAEIETARAELAGAEAEDAERADRYSETLAAIGESDAAIEEIYAELARIGQRRRRAEADVRRLEQSRRIAVDKLDAARAEHAELSDRLVRAGDDDEVRPPEDDGRVAAQAEVATARAAELEARLAHRSAEERAAGVRGKSASLRRAAQAERESRARAARAAAERRRGAEVAGVVDELSGRLLARLDELIAAASAERDRLAAARSEATARATALRGDLTAAESEVSRLGDAAHRDEIVRAQLEVKVSELEAAVLERHGIEPEALVAEYGPDVDLPPSALEMSEYEAARERGEDVTPPPPMPFVRSEQERRLRRAEKDLATLGKVNPLALEEFAALEERYAFLSAQLDDVKKARADLEGVIDDVDDRIEQIFTEAYIDVEREFRDVFSVLFPGGEGRLVLTEPDDMLATGIEVEARPPGKKVKRLSLLSGGEKSLTAVAMLVAIFKARPSPFYVMDEVEAALDDTNLRRLIGLFEQLRETSQLIVITHQKPTMDVADVLYGVSMQGDGISKVISQRMR